In Mycobacteriales bacterium, the DNA window ACCGTCCCCGTCGACGCCGATGCATGGCCCGCGCTGGCCGCCGTGCTCGAGGATCACCGCGCCACCGTCCGGGACTGGCTGCTGCGCCCACCGCAGACCAACGAGGTCGGCCGCGGAGCGGCCCTCATCGGTGGGCTGCTGCACGCCGTGACCGAGGCGGAGCTACCGGTCAGGCTCGTCGAGATCGGCACCAGCGCCGGCTTGAACCTGCGCGCGGACCGCTTCCACATCACCGGCGCGGTCGCGTCGTACGGCGATCTGGACTCACCGGTACATCTCGGCGCCGCGTGGC includes these proteins:
- a CDS encoding DUF2332 domain-containing protein; translated protein: MTDDGDESPVERTARRLREQAAGCALIGSPLYAALLEDAADDLIAGGPTLRVLEDHLHDPGPSALALRMLGGIHALVLTGQAPDLARYYPSASGTVPVDADAWPALAAVLEDHRATVRDWLLRPPQTNEVGRGAALIGGLLHAVTEAELPVRLVEIGTSAGLNLRADRFHITGAVASYGDLDSPVHLGAAW